Genomic window (Oryza sativa Japonica Group chromosome 3, ASM3414082v1):
CCCGCAATTAGCTACAACTGTCTCTAGACAAATGAACAACGATGGGATGAACAAGAAAGCTGAAATAAGGGGCATTTTGATGCTTAACATCGATGCGAGCATCAAGTACTCCTTTTGTCATGACCTCATTGATTTATTCACCTTAGTAAAGAAAATTTAACTTCAGCACAGATACATCATGAAGTACATAAGTAGATGGAAAGCATATTTTTCTGGCATGCATTGTGTGCTAAACTCCACTACTAATCTAAAATTTCTGGTAACAAATGCTACGAAAATCTTAGAATAATTTGgtcatatatgatatatcatgcCAGCTAAAATGCCAAAAGCTCTAAAAGGAGAATAATAGAGACCTACTTGCATAGCACTTGACCAAGGAATCAAGTAATGGCTtgctacctctgtcccaaaataagtgtctagatttatgtataaaagtgaacttattttaaGACGGGAATAGTACTATGTAGGCATATACACGTATTGTCATATTTGCTCCGTATACACATTACTCCTATatcaactagtactagtaaaTGTACACCTTCTCCAACCACAATGAAATGGAGTAAGTTGTGGCGCAGTTGACATGCCAGAAAAATGCAGAAATGAATGGCCCTTCATTTAATATAAGAGTCTTGTAGGTGCTACTTCAATCTTTAAAGCCTGCATTTGCTAGACTCTGCGACTCATTAAATCAAGTTCTGGAAAAGTTTTTCAATTCAAAAACTAAAATGGGATAGGATAGGCACTAAATTCTTACGAGCAGCTACCATGAATCAATATGAACCCTAGAGTATGAATTGATAATTCTATCATGAAAGAAGGGTAAGGATGTAAAACTCACATAGAACGGCCAGTACACTACAGCCAGCACATCCAGAACGCATGACTCCAATTCACTCAAAGCAAAGAAAGGAAACAAAAAGAAGAGCACGGGATACATGTGCACATGCAGACACATGCGCCAACTGAAACAAAAATTAGACCATGAAATCGATCACGCGAATCCTCCTTCACCTAACAATCAAGCAAACTACTGTACCGAAAGGCAGCTTTGAACTGCACAAATCTTTCTGTCAGGAAAGAGACACTGAAAATTTTActgactttcttttttttccagccAAGAAATTGAATTCGGGGAAGGTATGCGGAATTGCGGATGCGAGCGAGTAGTACCGTTCGTTTCCGTTGAGCCGCGCGGCGAAGAAGAAGGCGACGGAGACGAGCCACGAGTCGGAGTGGACGGCGACGAGGGAGAGCCAGTCCCGGCGGTTCATCCCGTCGCGGGCGAAGTTGATGCCGAGCGCCGGCTCGGGCAGCTCCGGCggcacctcctccgccggcagCGCCACCTCCCAGCTCCCGTTGGCGAGGCCGTACAGGCACAAATTCTCCTTATCTACAAAAGGCAAATCCGATCCGCTCAgtccccccaccaccaccaccacccggaTCCACCGCCGCCCACACGCACCCGGACGAACACCTCGCCGCGAGCGGAAATCGAATCCACCCCCTCACTCAACTCACCTGGGTCGCAGAGCCCGAAGAACTCGTCCACATCTGCACGGCAGCACACGAGAGACAGACAGACGCGAAGCCTAGCGTTAGATCTGCGCAGGGAGTCAGTGCCGCACGAactggaggaggcggaggcggacgcggacgcggaCGCGGGGAGACCTTACCTGAGGTGAGCGCGCGGAcgagcgcgccgcgccgcgccgagtAATCCTTGAAGATGTCCTCCACCGTCCGCGGGTTCGACGCCACCTGCGCCGCGGGGGCCATTTCCATCAAACCGCACCGACGAGCACTCTATCcctcctccggcggcgagcggcggcggaggagcgccgGTGAGCGGCGACGGTGCGAGGCGTCGCCGACGAGCCGAGCCGGACACAGAAAACTGGATTCCGGCTGCTTCCTTCGCTTCTTTATTACACCGGGCCGATGTAAAAGGGGCCCGGTTTTGTTTGGTCCCGACTCGCGGCTCTACCCGGCAGGTGAAATGAGGCTGACATGGTGGGCCCACAACCTGAGGCGAgtcatgggacccacgtggaaGTGGGTGGGGTTGGGTAAAAGTATTGGTGTGAGTTGATGGGTAGGGGGAGCTATGTCCTATGCGTGTGGGCCCGGATAGGCTGCTGACCTGGCACAGATCGGGATGGCCCGTGGGGTTTTCAACCGGGTCCAATGGGGACGGAGGCCCGGGTTTATCCGGTTCGTTGCGGCCGCGAGGCCTTTCTTGGGCCGTCCGATCTCGCCGCCAACGGCTCAGATGAACCCGCACGTGGATCAGATCAGATCCGTTCCGTTTCAGCATAGAGGGAGAGATTTCAAAATGATGACTTCATTCAAGATTCAAACCGCGCCACAAGAAAACAACAAAATAGGCTGCTTGCAACTTGCAGAGATTCACAAGCATATGATGACACTACTTCACTCCACGACATTCCaggtttgaattttaaaatcgCGCTGAAGGAAACCAAATCCGCTGCTACTTCTATATGGAATTTGAATTCAGGTGATTAGGGGGGGTAAAAATACGATTGACATGTTCACCACAACATCGAGTCTGAATTTCAGAGAGAGATTAGCTGCCAGAAGCAGAAAAGGAAGGCCCCAGAATTCATTAGCTGAATGTAGCTAATTGTACTTCTTATAGCCGCCATGCCGCTCCAGCTGCTTGCAATGGAGGGGAATAGGATTTAAGATCTTggcttctccttcttctccttgAAGAGGGCGAGGAGAGAGACGCCGGAGACCTTCACCACCTTGAAACGGACACCGGGAATGTCTCCCACAGCATGTCCCTTACGACCAAACCCAGCGATGAGCACCTCGTCCTGCATATCCCGAACGGAAAATGGTAAGAACATGATAAGCAACAAGAAAGCTCTGTATGGCAGCAGTTGAACATACATTTTCCTCGATGAAGTTCAAGCAACCATCGTTCGGCACAAAGGCAGCTATCTTCTTCCCATTCTTCACCAACTGAACACGAGCACACTTACGGATAGCAGAGTTTGGCTGCTTAGCTTCAATGCCACTGCAGATAAAGTAATGCATGTTGGTTATTGAATGTTCTTCAGAGCAAATAATTGCTCTACGTTTATTGCACTTACATCTTTTCAAGGACAATGCCCTTTGCATGAGATGAACCAGCAAAGGGTTTCTTCCATTCATTGCCAAGATGGCTCTTCTTGTATGCTTTGTCGGCCCACCTCTGGTTTCTCCTGTGGGTCTTGAGCTTGCGCCCAGCTCCCATACCACGTGTCTTACTGCAATTGCATCCAAGAAATATATGTAAACACCAAGTgcatcaataaagttctaaagCTATACGTCAAACAGTTTCAACATGAGCATCAAAGGAACTAGAAATATTAGCACAGTGGTATATTAAGATGAGTGTAATTGCTTTTGTTCTAAAAGTACATAGGTACAACTCTGTCTGACAGATCACTCCATTGAAGAAGATTCAACTACCCAAAAGTATGAGACGAATTTTGAGGACTCAACAACCAGTTTACTGCAAGCATCACTCATGAACAACCAATTTGCTAAAGGGAAAGCAGCAAAAGAGATTCGACAGTGCAATTTAAGTTCGATCAGGCTAAGGGCAAACGCAAATGTCCCACCACCTCTTATAGTCGCCTCCAATTGGAAAACATTTCCCAAGGGAAACACTATGCGTCTAATATGCATCCACTATGCAATACTCCTACAAGGCAATAGCATAGCAAACAGATGTATGCAACTAGATATGGTTGTGGTGACTACTACTTAAATCAGTAGAGCACAATCCAGCAGACAGAAAATGTTAACAAGCCTGCTATATTTACACTCCAGTGGAGTCTAGCCATGGAAATATTGAATTAGGGGTGAATGCTATGCTGATTGCTTAAGCCAGTGAATTGAGAGCATTTCATCAGAAAGAGTTACTACACCCATGAGATTATGATCCATATTTCAGCATATAGTGTACACTGCCGTAGCAAAACGTAAAAATGTATAGATTGCTAATGACTAGGGAGACCTGGAGGGTAATTCATAATTTCGAACAGCAACTAAATCAGCTCCAGCCACAAGAGGCATCTTATAGCTCATGGACACTATATCTCTCAATATGCCACTAAATTATTTGAAACTACATCAAACAAAGTCTCTGGAATGGAATCAGACAAGTAAAATCACAACAGCACATCGTTAGATGAACGAAATAGAATAAAACAGAAGGAAAAATCCGTTCTGGTTGGACAAATTGGATGGGACTCCTAACTTCGCGCTTGTAGACCTGAATACCCCAAAACACTATTCCTACAGATCTGACGAACGCTAGAAATCGCAAGGGATAGAGCGACGGCGATTAGATGCAGAGTATAGAGGATCCATTACCCCATGTTggatcggcgacggcggtgacgggCCTGGAGCGGGAgtagggcggccggcggcgagcgcgctggagcaggcgacggcgacggcggcggcggaagggtttgggggaggagggggcggagggTTTTATATCCCTCCTGCTCGTTGATGCGGGCTTGCGACGACCGGTGGATTTTCCTTACGATACGTGCTCAAGTATAAGTGGCTTAGCTTAGGAGAGAATCTTATGGACCTGTTTTTTATGGGCTAAATGACCAGATATTTtcggaataagtccacttggactcccttaaaagtgacccgaatctaatccatgaccctaaaccgcaaaaccagatatttcgacgccgaactattgaaaccggtgcagTTTGACTCCCTtcgtggttttggagggcggtttcgctgacgtggcgctgacatGGCGGTGTTGACCTAGTATGTTTAGTtaacgtggcgcttaggtggtatttgaattaaaaacatataCGTGGGATCCGtgtcattcacacacattaaaaaattgtgggacacactgacatgtggccccacatgtcatcatctctttcttcttccccaACATGATCTCGTAGTTCTTGGTCTGTGAAGATGCGTTGTTGGGTGCTCTATTTTCCCATCGAGGACGAACCTCAATCTGTGCTCGAGAGATAGCTCTCCATACACTGATAAGGGATGTATGGATTCTTGAGAAGAGAGGAGCCGTAGTGCCCCCGGACCGCCCGGAACCCACGAGTGAATAGAAAGTTAGATCTACATGGGATCTCACCTGAATTGCCCCATCTATCCTCCTGAGGAGAAGTTTGTTTGGTTTCAAACTCCGATTCAAACAGGAGGAGTACGCCATGCTAATGTGCCTTGGATGATCCACATCTTCGTGTCAGGCGCTGATGAGCACATTGAACTATCCATGTGGCTGAGAGCCCTCACAGCCATGGTACAACGACGCAATTATCAGGGGCACGCTCTACCACTGAGCTAATAGCTCGTCGCGCGGGCCTTCCatcccctcttcctcccttctctctttctttctctttctcagtCCTTCGGCCGGCTGCGGGGAGCCAGGGAGCACGGGCAGGAGTtgaagcggcagcggcggcgggagctaaaGTGGTGATGGCGAGTATGAGACATCCACATCGCTAATCACCCACGCCGCCATTAGAGCAGctcgaggaaggaggaggaggaaatcaTTTGGATATGGGGGTGGAAGGAGAGTGTGATAGGATAAAGGGGCCATGAAGTCCCGAGGAGGATGAGGCGCTGTGGCGGCTAGTGGAGTGGCATGGGGCGAGGGATTGGACGACGAGGAATTGGACGGTGACCGCCTCGGCAACTGGTGGGCCACCATCACGTGGCTCCTCCCCGGCCGCACCAACAACACCGTCAAGAATCACTAGAACTCCTCCCTCAAGCGGAagctcgccaccgccaccaccatggaggtcggcgccggcgtcgacggcggcgagatcAACCAACCGTGCAAGTACGTGAGCCCCCGGCCCGAGAGCCCAACGGGATTGAACCGTagcgagctcagccatggcagCTGCGGAAGCGGCGGGCAGGTGTTCCGTCCCGTGCCACGCCCCGGTGGTTTCAATGCCATCAGCGCCGCATGTCAGTGGCAGGGAGAAgaagtatgacatgtggggcccacatgtctgtgggccccacaattttttatgtgtgtgaatgacaaacgggtcccacgTATACGTTTTTAACtcaaatgccacctaagcgccacgtcaaccccGAAGACTAGATCAACACCACCACATAAGCGTCACGTCAGctaaaccgccctccaaaaccaccaaaggagtcaaattgcaccggtttcaacAGTTTGGGTGGTCAAGACATCCGGTTTTACAGTTTAGGGTTATGAATTAGATTTTGCAGTTTAGGGTTATgaattagattcgggtcacttttaaAGGTGGACTTATTCTGATATTTTCTTATGTTTTGAGGCCATAAGCATTAGGCCCAGTAAGACACTTCGATTGTGTGGACTGGCAGCCCATATACATGCGCCTTTTGCTGCCCAAAAAAGGCCCATAAACCATCCCTTCCGTTGCTTTCCAATCGGATTATGTAGGCATGACcgattttaaaaaggaaaaagtacaaccaaggtccctcaacttgtcatcgagatacaaaatcgtcccccaatcgCAAAACCAGATAACTGGCctccctcaactaacaaaaccgttcgcattaggtccctcggtggttttgtccgacgtggcggctgagtcagcgtgggacccacgtgggccccacatttcaAACAATCCACatcagcctcctctctcttcccccttctctctctctctcccctcctctttctCACGCTTCTCTGCCTCTGACTAGGCCGGCCGTTGGGCGCGaggcgagagaggagggcggcgccgtggcggcggcagcgacgggggCGGTGACGGGGTAGAAGGGAGGgcgtcggcatcggcggcggcggcgacgtgggagaaggagagggcgACGTCGTGCGGGCGAGGTCGAGGACGGAGACACCGGCAGCGGCCCGGCGgagcgtcggcggtggcgaagatgGGCCCGGGGAGGCGTAGCGAGGCGGGAACGACGTGGGCGTGCAGCGGCCGTGCGCGTGCGTCGTGGGCGAGCGCTGGGTGCCGGAGCTTGAGGAAGGCGAGGGCGCAcccgccaccgcctcgtcgcccggcgccgcgtcgccgggCGCCGgatctcctctcccgcctcgc
Coding sequences:
- the LOC4334580 gene encoding 40S ribosomal protein S23, with protein sequence MGKTRGMGAGRKLKTHRRNQRWADKAYKKSHLGNEWKKPFAGSSHAKGIVLEKIGIEAKQPNSAIRKCARVQLVKNGKKIAAFVPNDGCLNFIEENDEVLIAGFGRKGHAVGDIPGVRFKVVKVSGVSLLALFKEKKEKPRS